In Hyphomicrobium denitrificans ATCC 51888, the DNA window CCGAGCGCGAGATGTGTGCAGCGCATTACGCCGCGTCGCGTTTTGGCTTTTTGTATACTAAAAATGTATAGTATAGGATTTAAGGATGCTTGCGGGTGTTGCTCGCGTGCGCTTTGCGCGCAATGTCATCTCGCCCAGTTTCAAAAGGTGGTGTTTCGTACGTTACGGCGCGAGGAAATTTTCACCGGAGGCTGCACCGTGCTGGGCGCCGGTGCGCTAAACAACGTGCGTCGCTGAATCGTGGCGGCTATCGAGAGCGCCGAGTTCAAGAGTCGATGATGTGATCCCAGACAGGGCGCTGGGATGAAAGAAGGCGAGAAATGCGGTCTCCTACCACGGTCACATCAGCGCTATCGCTGACCTTGCCTCGAACGGTCATCGACGCCGAAAAAGTTCTCAAAGTCGGCATGCTCGCGCCGTTGTCCGGAAAAATGAAATCCTGGGCCGAGCCCGGTTTCATGGGCTGCCTGATCTGGAAAGACTGGGTGAACGGAAAGGGCGGAATCCGGATCGGCGACCGCCGTTATCAGGTCGACGTCATTCCGTACGATACGCAGTTCAGGCCTGAAAAAGCATTGGCGGGTGCACGCAAACTGCTCATGGATCATGGTGTGCAGTTGGTGATGATGCTCGGCGGCAACGACTTTTCCCGGCCGTTGCGCGACTTCGTCAATCAACGCAAGGCGCTGGTGACGACGCTGCTGCCGAGCGATCTATCGCCCAATGCGCGCACGTTGATCGCGCCGTGCGAAGTCCATCCGATCTACAACGTGACCGGCGTCGATTGGCTCGTGCGGGACGATCCGAGCCTGAAGACGGTGGCGATGTGCACGCAGAACGACGAGCACGGGTTGCCGTCGATTGCGACGTACCGCGCAGCTTTCGAGGCGGCGGGCCTGACGCTGGTCGACGAACATCTGTTTCCCAATCAGACGAGCGACTTTTCCGAGATCATCGGCCGGTTGCTGGAAAAGAAACCGGACGTGCTGTGCTGGGATACGGCGTACGAGCCGTTCGTGCATGCCATGACCATCGAGGCTTACAAGCGCGGGTTCAAGGGCCGGATCATCTCGTGCACGTGCGATAACTATCTGGAGCTGGTTGAGAAGACGAGCCCGGAATTCATGGAGAATTTCGTCTTCCAGTTTCCGGATTTCGACGACCCGCTGCTCAACCATCCGGATATTAATTTCGGCGATCCTGCAGGCTTTTTCGGCGAGTTCTGCCGGCGTTATCCGGGCGAGTGGAGCGCCGTGTCGTGGGAGTATGCGGCAATCCTTCAGATGTGGAAGGTCGCCGTCGAACGCGCGCGCACGATCGAGCCTTTGACGGTGCTCGCGATGATGAAAGTCGGCGGGAAGGGGAAGCACGTTTTCGGCGAAGCCACGTGGTGGGGGCATGAGCTGTTCGGCATCGATAACGCGCTTGTCGGAGACTGGCCGGTCGTCGCCATCCGCAACGGCAAGGCGCGTATCGTCGAGTTTGGCTCGCCTCTCAAGTGGTGGAGTTCGTACGGCTATCTGCTGATCAAGCACATGCGTGCTCTCAATCTGATGTGGGATCAGCGAGAAGAAAAGCTGGCGTTGAGCCGCTAACGCTTTTTCGAGTTCGAAGCGCGGACGCACACGCATTTCTGTGTGTGCTTCGAGGATCAGCGTGCGTTCAAGAGGTCGTCCTGCGCGCCTGCAATGACGAGCTTCATGAACTCGACCGCGCTTTCGATGTCGTGATTCTCCAATGCCATATAGAGCGATTTCAAACGGTTCTGCGTGTCGCTGATCCGTTCGGGCGTCAAGGACTTCACGCGCGTCGCGCACCAGTGCGGCTGCCGGCGAACTTCCGTTACGATCCGGTAGACGGTGATCAGCAGCCGGTTATGCGTTCCCTCGGCAATCGTCATCAGAAACTTCTTTTCGAGGTGTGCGAAGAGTTCTGCGTCGGTGACGATTTTTTCGATTTCGTCGAACACGCTCCGCAAATTCGCGAGGTCGCGTACCGACATGTAGAGCGCCGCGATCCTGACCATCTCGGGTTCGATGATCGAGCAGAGAATGTTCATTTCGAGCGGTGACGCGGTTTCGGCGATCGCCCGGATGTCCATCAGGTGGCTCTCTCCGGTCTTCGCATTTGCAACGGAGAAGCCGTTCTTCGGCGGGACGTAATTCACGAACGTGCCGCTGTTCGGCTGGCGCTTTACGACGGCATAGGTTTCGAGAAAGTCGATGACTTGCCGGATCGCCGCGCGGCTGAGCGAGAATTCCTTGGCGAGATCACGTTCGGAAGCGAGCCGGGTTCCGTACGAATACTGGCCGGACGCGATCTGATGAAACAGCGTGTCGGCTGCAGCTTTCACGCGTTCCTTGATGAGCGGATGATTGTCCCTGCTCAGTTCCCAAGGCGGTAGGGCTTCGCTCACTCGGTCGTCCATGTTGTGCTTCTTCCGTTCAGGGCATTGCGATCGAATGTTCCCGCATAACCCGTCGGAATGGGCTGCGGCTTGGTCCTGCTCAGTTCTCGTCCGCGAATCTGACCGGTCGTCGATAGTTCAATGTCCCAGCCAGGTGGCGCCGGAATAAGCTGTGAGCTGATCTTTTTTGCATCATTTGGTTTTCCATGGTCGACCAACCGATTTTGCGTTGCGAGAATTTAAAAAATTCTAACATGCTGTTGGCTGATAATCAACCATTTCAAACCAAATGGATTCGACTTTATTTTTCAGTGTTTTTTGGTCGCAGG includes these proteins:
- a CDS encoding ABC transporter substrate-binding protein, translated to MRSPTTVTSALSLTLPRTVIDAEKVLKVGMLAPLSGKMKSWAEPGFMGCLIWKDWVNGKGGIRIGDRRYQVDVIPYDTQFRPEKALAGARKLLMDHGVQLVMMLGGNDFSRPLRDFVNQRKALVTTLLPSDLSPNARTLIAPCEVHPIYNVTGVDWLVRDDPSLKTVAMCTQNDEHGLPSIATYRAAFEAAGLTLVDEHLFPNQTSDFSEIIGRLLEKKPDVLCWDTAYEPFVHAMTIEAYKRGFKGRIISCTCDNYLELVEKTSPEFMENFVFQFPDFDDPLLNHPDINFGDPAGFFGEFCRRYPGEWSAVSWEYAAILQMWKVAVERARTIEPLTVLAMMKVGGKGKHVFGEATWWGHELFGIDNALVGDWPVVAIRNGKARIVEFGSPLKWWSSYGYLLIKHMRALNLMWDQREEKLALSR
- a CDS encoding FadR/GntR family transcriptional regulator, with amino-acid sequence MDDRVSEALPPWELSRDNHPLIKERVKAAADTLFHQIASGQYSYGTRLASERDLAKEFSLSRAAIRQVIDFLETYAVVKRQPNSGTFVNYVPPKNGFSVANAKTGESHLMDIRAIAETASPLEMNILCSIIEPEMVRIAALYMSVRDLANLRSVFDEIEKIVTDAELFAHLEKKFLMTIAEGTHNRLLITVYRIVTEVRRQPHWCATRVKSLTPERISDTQNRLKSLYMALENHDIESAVEFMKLVIAGAQDDLLNAR